One genomic window of Oncorhynchus kisutch isolate 150728-3 linkage group LG26, Okis_V2, whole genome shotgun sequence includes the following:
- the LOC109870971 gene encoding uncharacterized protein LOC109870971, giving the protein MENRQTILTCLIVILVALSRLSEGGYVAQCNRLTFDHYVHGYCLPNFNQSMEASNYQHRCPWPTFKGSYIILNHCVEQVATSTRCVEPSLKDEIFLEVHQMFFSLCSRVEDPAFAVLMLLILPCIITILLLPLLCVHITTTTGL; this is encoded by the exons ATGGAGAATCGACAGACTATTTTGACCTGCCTTATTGTGATCCTCGTGGCCTTATCAC GGCTTAGCGAGGGTGGCTACGTTGCACAGTGCAACAGGCTGACGTTCGACCACTACGTGCATGGTTACTGCCTCCCAAACTTCAACCAGAGCATGGAAGCTAGCAACTATCAGCACAGATGTCCCTGGCCTAcctttaaagg CTCCTACATCATTTTGAATCACTGTGTGGAACAAGTAGCCACCAGTACCAGGTGTGTGGAGCCTTCACTGAAGGACGAAATCTTCCTAGAGGTACACCAGATGTTCTTCTCACTCTGCTCGCGTGTGGAGGACCCGGCTTTCGCTGTCCTGATGTTGCTGATTCTGCCTTGTATCATCACCATTCTGCTTCTCCCCCTGCTgtgtgtccacatcaccacaaCCACTGGGCTCTGA